Part of the Musa acuminata AAA Group cultivar baxijiao chromosome BXJ2-7, Cavendish_Baxijiao_AAA, whole genome shotgun sequence genome is shown below.
ATGATAGGATAATTAGGTAAAAGACCAAAGGAAAATAGGAGATATATAAATTGAAATGATATAAAGGAATTGCAAACCTGTTCGTTGAACCTTGCTGCTGGTATCTAGATCCTTGATGCCATTTCGCTATTGTGCTACCAAGCCATCTTTTTTTGTTTTGCAGCTGAAGCCAAGTCTCGACAAGGACAGAGACCCCATGGCAGGGATCATGGATCTGATGAAGGTGTGAGGTCTTTCTTCCCCGAAATGgatttatatttgttttgtgCTCTTTGGGTGCTGAGGATGAGAGATTAACGTGGTACACATGTTGTTGCAGAATATGTACGAAGACGGCGATGATGACATGAAAAGAACAATTGCAAAGGCGTGGACTGATGCAAGATCTGGTAAAACTGTTGATCCATTGAGTCGAAGTCTTTGATCTTTCGATCATTTTCAGCTCCCATTTGGGGGTGCCAAATTTTCTGGTCGTCTTTGTTTCATGCTCCGTTAGGCACGATTTCGGGGTATTGTGTGATTTCCGTTAATTTCTGGGACGATTTGTGTTATTTGGTCCTTCGAATGCATATCCATGTAGCAACTTTTGATGCGAATTTTTGTAGTCCATTGACTGGAAAGTGCCACTAACCAAACCGTAGCAAACAGGAAGATAATAAGATACTAATTTTGTTGCTTTTCAGAAACTATCACTTATAAAACTTtatgttttataataaaaatattaataatttttatataataaataaatttatgcatatatcatatgattatataataaatattgaTATATGTTTTGTTAGATTATATTCATTGGTGGTTTCGTATTATGATTGAAGAGGATTGATTGGTCGATGCACCAGTATGGATtggattagattaataatatgaaCCATAGTTCTACCGATGAAAAGTATTTATAACTTCATATGAAAATtattaacataaataaaataataaaaattatttataccaattaattatgttaataaaaaaattgacataTGACACGTACAGATCACAAACGCAAGTTTGAAACAAACTTcctaagataatggaagacagccGATGATCATCGTCGCGTAATTTAGATTCAGTACACTGACACGTACAGATTAGCCAGCCGTGTTTTCTGCAATTGCACGCTGGTTTTACGTGGCCATAGAGGGAAACTGAATTTGAGTAAAGAATACGTTTGGATcaataaacagaaaaaaaaaaaaaaaacttaatgaaGAATTTGGCTGCCATAATCCTGATTGAACTTTTCATAACGGTGGGCATGGAGATGGGCGGACGGTCTTGTGTTTTTCAAAGCCAGCTCGATGTCTCCAGGTGTCACCGGACCAACCTCCGGCAACTCTGCCACCAAcaacaatcatcaaaatcatcaaatctATATTACACTATAGATTCATAGTAACAACCACAATGGAAATCCTGCAAATTAAAATACCTTGTAGCAAGCCGAACACGTTCTTTACGGTATGTTTTTCTTACGATATGATGAAAAATGGCACGAAGATGCTCACCAAAAGGGTAGGTTTTATATTGTCATCTTACCTTGGGAGTTTGGTAATCTGACATTAAGCTTAAGTTGGATTTCAACTCAAGCACAAGTTGACAGTGGCGTCTAAGCTCAAAGACATGGTTAAATGGACATGCAAATGACAAACAGAACAGCGAAGAATACTAACCTTCCTCAGGCACATTATCTTGTCTGCCTTCGAGGACCATCATTAATCGTCTCAATGGCTGCATTGCTGCCTCTTTGCATACCAAACGGATATCTGAGCCCGAATAACCTTCTGTTCTCTCAACCAGGAAATCATATGGAATGCCTGCTTCACCAGGCGCTGATGGCAACAGCTCCTCAAACATGGCACACCTTGCTTCTGGTTCTGGAAGAGGTACCAGAATCTGATCAATCAGTCATGGAAACCTGTCTGCAGAAATTctgtttaaaaaaaatgatttaacACCAGCCGCTGTATTCTTTTGTTATCAAATGAATTAAATGGCTGTACATTTTTGGTTATTATTCCATTGCTTGGTTACAATCCAGTGTATCCGAAACTAGATGAGATTCTTATGGCTAAAATCTAGCAATCTTGGCTAATCATAACGGATCATATCAATACATGCATGCATGgttctttttctaatttttacACATTGTTAATCTTGAAAGTTATAATTCTTTAGATATACTGCAAGGATACTCTCTTCTCGAGACGCCGCAGCATAGCTGCATCCAGTTCCCAAGGTAAATTTGTTGCTGCTAGAACAAATACGAGATCATCTGTCTTTGTCAAACCATCCATCTGCAATGAAGTCACAAAAGAATTGTGATCACGTTATCCACTCCATCAATAAAACTTTCTCAGCAAAGCTACAAAATGTAACTTCCTTTTAACTGTGACAAGCATTccctttttttaataaaatttatttctttaaagaaatacaatttatttctttaaaccataataaaaaatttttaataaaatttattccttttttatATGTCCTAAAGACTTAAAAAGgcaaattttatcatgacatgtaaaAGAAACTCTGCTCACAAACTATATTCAATCAGCAACCACAGCTCAAAAATGTTGACATGGAAATAGCCTCAAAATATATGGTTTATAGATACTTACAGAAACCATATCTGTACCTGTATAAGTAATTCGGTCTTCAAACGTCTACTTGCTTCATGCTCGCTTCGTGCCTCACCACGTTGACTAATAATTGCATCAAGCTCATCCAGAAAAATGGTAGATGGTGCATGGTGCCTTGCAAGCTCAAACAAGACTCTCACGAGTTTCTCTGAATCACCTGCATTCTTAGGCAGACATGTAACActgtagcacttttacaacactaaaTTGAATGACCACAAGAaaagtaaaatttatttttacatcATTGCCTAATGTGTATTCTAATTTGTACTTCACAAGGTTCAAAAGTGGCAATTAAcagaaaatatttcaattatgaaaaatgaaataacTCAAAGGCCAAAGTTAAGAGCAAAACATCAAATGAAGCAATCAACAAAACAATGTCAATTTCGTAATAAATTAGTTGAACAAAATGATTGAAATTTAAATCATAGTAGTTGATACAGACTGGTTTTTACTTGCAAGTCTAATGACTGATATTCCAATGTGAATCTCTTTTGCTCTCTGCTTCTAGTAGTACAACTACCAACCCGTATAGACATTCAATATAATGTATGGTACCATTACCAACCCGTAGTACAACTACCAACCCATATGCTGACTAGTATCTGTGCCGCATTGAGATTTCAAACCTTGGTTTTGCAGTCAGAAGGAACACAAGGTTCACAAGAATACAAACCAAAATTGAGATGATGTTCAAATAGCACACAATTCTTTCACTAACAAAACACAAAGGTATGTGAAATCCAGCATTAAAATGGCAGTCatcagaacaaaatgaattaaaaagACAAAACGTGACGAGCAATCTCAATGACTTTACTCATTCAACTGAGAAAATCAAGTAATGTCCCAGAAAACAAGCGCTGAACAGAAAACAGAACTAGAGCGATCATGGAAATTATAGAGGGAAACGGTACATGTCTTTCCGCATGAACATACCACGCCATTTGCTGACAATTGATGATGCTGAAATATTGAAAAAAGTAGTTTTGCACTCAGTAGCAACAGCTTTAGCAAGCATCGTCTGGAAAAAAAAAGGAGTTAAAAATTTGGTTGCATTTAAATGAATATAGCATAAATTTGAATGGACAATATCCTACAGGTAATCTTAAGTATAATAAGAAGGCTGAAAACATTATCATACTTCATATATACATATCACGTTAAGACCATATGCAGTAGATGCTACCAACAGGATCAAAGTGCCAGGAAAATGTAAGCATAGTCAAGAGATCAGGACTTTGAAGTTTGCATGGTTTTAGACGTAATAAATATACaaggagtaaaaaaaaaaaaaaatcacacgtGAGGGTCAACTTATGATGCTCATCTTAAATGGTAAATTGAAAACAAAATACTATGAGGCTGATAAATGAACTTCTATATAACAAACATTGTGCAATTAGAAACATGAAAAAATTCACTGCAAACAAAGaaattctgatcctttctatctcATATAAAGTTAATATGGGTTTGCAATACGATAAAAGAAATGTTAATCAAATTTCCAGGTAAAATAAATGACAAGAAATGAACAACTTTCAAGTTCAGAATGAAAGGTAGTCATGGAAAATTTATGGTTGTTTACTGAATGAATAATCAATTGATAAACTGTGGTGAATTTTGAATAGTTGATCTTTGTATACAGAATTATGCTTATGCCACATATTTTGCAACATAGGTGTTAGgattctagcttggagagtcctaattgagagagacattcatgtaaaactgttaggactctagctaggagagtcctaattgagagggacattctgttaggactctagctaggagagtcctaattgagaggggcattcatgtaggaggtgttttcttagagaagaattaggagttgtaagggaataggagtcttgactaggagtcctattaggagttggttagaagtaagagtcttaagtaggagtcctattaggagttagggtttagaagccctataaatagccatgtattccttctcttttcataagcaatagatgaatcttttctgcagcctttgagcagcaacttggagggaggaacccctatagagttccaaggagactgatcccctaaagagatcaatcccaagtttagaatctacaagggttctaacaataggGAACCAAG
Proteins encoded:
- the LOC103992807 gene encoding uncharacterized protein LOC103992807 isoform X1, which gives rise to MEDRPSLTRWSFEDFKLFYDVRLGRKRLSKGEAEEAASSGSRYGGIRANGTVTANGSVKPSSDLAVYEQFERQERKIEPRAGAISDRGQETTPQRSLLPPFESAEMRTLAETLCRDIVRGSPDVKWESIKGLENAKRLLKEAVVMPIKYPKYFTGLLSPWKGILLFGPPGTGKTMLAKAVATECKTTFFNISASSIVSKWRGMFMRKDIVTCLPKNAGDSEKLVRVLFELARHHAPSTIFLDELDAIISQRGEARSEHEASRRLKTELLIQMDGLTKTDDLVFVLAATNLPWELDAAMLRRLEKRILVPLPEPEARCAMFEELLPSAPGEAGIPYDFLVERTEGYSGSDIRLVCKEAAMQPLRRLMMVLEGRQDNVPEEELPEVGPVTPGDIELALKNTRPSAHLHAHRYEKFNQDYGSQILH
- the LOC103992807 gene encoding uncharacterized protein LOC103992807 isoform X2: MEDRPSLTRWSFEDFKLFYDVRLGRKRLSKGEAEEAASSGSRYGGIRANGTVTANGSVKPSSDLAVYEQFERQERKIEPRAGAISDRGQETTPQRSLLPPFESAEMRTLAETLCRDIVRGSPDVKWESIKGLENAKRLLKEAVVMPIKYPKYFTGLLSPWKGILLFGPPGTGKTMLAKAVATECKTTFFNISASSIVSKWRGDSEKLVRVLFELARHHAPSTIFLDELDAIISQRGEARSEHEASRRLKTELLIQMDGLTKTDDLVFVLAATNLPWELDAAMLRRLEKRILVPLPEPEARCAMFEELLPSAPGEAGIPYDFLVERTEGYSGSDIRLVCKEAAMQPLRRLMMVLEGRQDNVPEEELPEVGPVTPGDIELALKNTRPSAHLHAHRYEKFNQDYGSQILH